The proteins below are encoded in one region of Mycobacterium pseudokansasii:
- a CDS encoding acyl-CoA dehydrogenase family protein — MPWDFSTEPEFEKKLDWIRGFVRDEVEPLEVLFPGCEFLPLDDQRRRIVDPLKQQVRDQGLWAPHLSPELGGQGFGAVKLTLINEILGRSPWAPIVFGTQAPDTGNAEIIARFGTREQKDRYLQALLSGEIFSCFSMTEPQGGADPRVFTTRAVRDGDDWVITGRKYFSSNASVASFFIVVTITDADVPVHRGASTFLVPAGTEGLTIEANHHVVGALPHEPGHSLVRYDGVRVGPDALLGEPGQGFMILQTRLAGGRLHHAMRSIGMAQRAIEMMARRAKSRFTQGSSLADKQLVQAFIADSYTELMPFRLAVLHAAWLIDTAGEHAARAEIGACKILASQVLKSIGLRAIQVHGALGTTDQLPLVNVLLGGVALGLADGPTEAHKVNLARLLLKNYDAEDAERPSEMLDVRREAALAKYGDLVDHVPALPSSS; from the coding sequence GTGCCTTGGGACTTCTCCACCGAACCGGAATTTGAGAAGAAGCTCGACTGGATTCGCGGATTCGTGCGCGACGAGGTGGAACCCCTCGAAGTGCTGTTCCCGGGCTGCGAGTTCCTGCCGCTCGACGATCAACGCCGGCGGATCGTCGATCCGCTCAAGCAGCAGGTTCGCGACCAGGGCTTGTGGGCACCGCATTTGAGTCCGGAACTGGGTGGACAGGGGTTCGGTGCGGTGAAGCTGACCCTGATCAACGAGATCCTGGGCCGCAGCCCGTGGGCACCGATAGTGTTCGGCACCCAGGCACCTGACACCGGCAACGCCGAAATCATCGCGCGCTTCGGCACCAGGGAGCAGAAGGACCGATACCTGCAGGCCCTGCTTTCCGGTGAGATTTTCTCCTGCTTCTCCATGACCGAACCGCAAGGTGGCGCCGACCCGCGCGTCTTCACCACCCGTGCCGTCCGTGACGGTGACGACTGGGTGATTACCGGACGAAAGTACTTCTCCTCCAACGCATCCGTGGCATCGTTCTTCATCGTCGTGACGATAACCGATGCCGACGTGCCGGTGCATCGCGGCGCCTCGACGTTCCTGGTCCCGGCCGGAACCGAAGGGCTGACCATCGAAGCCAACCATCACGTGGTCGGCGCGTTACCGCACGAACCCGGACATTCCCTGGTGCGATACGACGGCGTGCGGGTGGGACCCGACGCGTTACTGGGCGAACCCGGTCAAGGCTTCATGATCCTGCAGACCAGACTGGCCGGTGGCCGGTTGCACCATGCGATGCGTTCCATCGGGATGGCGCAACGCGCCATCGAGATGATGGCACGCCGCGCGAAAAGCCGTTTCACACAGGGTAGTTCGTTAGCCGACAAGCAGCTGGTGCAGGCATTCATCGCTGACTCCTACACCGAGCTGATGCCCTTCCGGCTGGCCGTGCTGCATGCAGCCTGGCTGATCGATACCGCCGGCGAGCATGCGGCGCGAGCCGAGATCGGTGCCTGCAAGATCCTCGCGTCGCAAGTGCTCAAATCGATTGGGCTGCGCGCCATCCAGGTGCACGGCGCGTTGGGCACCACCGATCAGCTGCCGCTGGTCAACGTGCTGCTCGGCGGGGTGGCGCTCGGCCTGGCCGACGGGCCCACCGAAGCACACAAGGTCAACCTGGCCCGGCTGCTGCTGAAGAACTACGATGCCGAAGACGCCGAGCGGCCCAGCGAAATGCTGGACGTGCGCCGTGAGGCCGCCCTCGCCAAGTATGGCGACCTCGTGGATCACGTTCCGGCCCTGCCCTCTTCGTCGTGA
- a CDS encoding DUF6131 family protein codes for MIVVGAILLILGFVFGIHLLTVLGIIVLVIGAVLWALGSMGRPVAGRRYWY; via the coding sequence ATGATCGTCGTCGGTGCCATCTTGCTCATTCTCGGATTCGTGTTCGGCATCCATTTGCTGACGGTGCTCGGGATCATCGTGCTGGTGATCGGAGCCGTGCTCTGGGCCCTGGGCTCCATGGGTCGCCCGGTCGCCGGCCGCCGGTACTGGTACTAG
- a CDS encoding phosphotransferase family protein, with product MTTASGTQLDAGVIGRWLDANGAPGGGAEPELEQLSGGSQNALYLIRRGPERLVLRMPGPRADAARVDGLLREIRLVRALSGTDVPHAELIGADETGSVLGMPFYVMRAVDGWSPMDGGWQAPFDTDLDARRGLAFQLVEGAAKLGRVDWRAQGLDGFGRPEGFHERQVDRWLRFLAAYQVRELPGLQEAADWLRRNRPAHYTPGIMHGDYQFANVMFAHGAPARLAAIVDWEMTTVGDPLLDLAWALLGYDGEQPRADGFYLDMRGMPRRSELLAHYETISGLSTEHIDYYLVLANWKLGIVLEKTYAAAVRPGPRTVDPKITETFAAMVPQLIATAAELAKAR from the coding sequence ATGACGACTGCCAGCGGAACGCAACTGGACGCCGGCGTCATCGGTCGTTGGCTCGACGCGAACGGCGCACCGGGCGGCGGCGCAGAGCCGGAACTCGAGCAGCTGAGCGGCGGATCCCAGAACGCGCTGTACCTGATTCGGCGCGGTCCCGAGCGCCTGGTGCTGCGGATGCCCGGCCCCCGGGCCGACGCGGCCCGGGTCGACGGGTTGCTGCGGGAAATCCGGCTGGTGCGGGCGCTGTCGGGCACCGATGTGCCGCATGCTGAGTTGATCGGCGCCGACGAGACCGGTTCGGTGCTGGGCATGCCGTTCTACGTGATGCGGGCCGTCGACGGGTGGAGTCCGATGGACGGCGGATGGCAGGCGCCGTTCGACACCGACCTGGACGCCCGGCGCGGGCTGGCGTTCCAGCTGGTCGAGGGTGCCGCCAAGTTGGGCCGGGTGGACTGGCGCGCGCAGGGTCTCGACGGGTTCGGCCGTCCGGAGGGTTTCCACGAACGGCAGGTCGATCGCTGGCTACGCTTCCTGGCCGCCTATCAGGTGCGCGAATTACCCGGCCTGCAGGAGGCCGCCGACTGGCTGCGCCGCAACCGTCCCGCGCACTACACGCCGGGCATCATGCACGGCGACTATCAATTCGCCAACGTCATGTTCGCGCACGGGGCGCCGGCTCGGCTGGCCGCGATCGTGGACTGGGAGATGACGACGGTGGGCGATCCGCTGCTGGACCTAGCCTGGGCGCTGTTGGGCTATGACGGCGAGCAGCCGCGCGCCGACGGGTTCTATCTCGACATGCGCGGCATGCCCAGGCGCAGCGAGCTGCTGGCGCACTACGAGACGATCAGCGGGCTGTCCACCGAGCACATCGACTACTACCTGGTCCTGGCCAACTGGAAACTCGGGATCGTGCTGGAGAAGACGTACGCGGCCGCGGTTCGGCCGGGACCCCGCACAGTGGACCCCAAGATCACCGAAACCTTCGCGGCGATGGTCCCACAGCTCATCGCCACTGCGGCCGAGCTCGCCAAGGCCCGCTGA
- a CDS encoding sensor histidine kinase has protein sequence MSSSRPVNVRRPWSLRLRLLVGQVVVLVLVCIGITAATELALRHHLVKQLDGQLSGASYRSSLLYPEPPHRHEPRYVRTGPGPRFLDAPGQPAGLVAAVVSNGKTIDAGYLTGSGARAALNDKAQAQLAAIAGSRTPVTLNLDGLGRYRVVAAPSRNRTDVIVTGLSMSNMDATMFRMLVMFGIVTAVALFAATTAGAVIIRRALAPLRRVAQTATEVVDLPLDRGEVALPVRVSDTDANPYTEVGQLGSALNRMLDHIAAALSARQASETRVRQFVADASHELRTPLAAIRGYTELAQRMSDDREAVAHAMSRVASETERITRLVEDLLLLARLDSGRPLEREPVDLSHLAVDAVSDAHIAGPDHKWELDLPPEPVVVTGDVARLHQVVANLLANARIHTGPGTVVTTRLSVEPAHALLQVVDNGPGIPAGLQSEVFERFARGDTSRSRKGGSTGLGLAIVSAVVKAHNGTITVDSSPGHTEFAVRLPLDGWQPPASSRV, from the coding sequence ATGTCCTCAAGCCGGCCCGTTAACGTCCGGCGGCCCTGGTCATTACGCCTGCGACTCCTGGTCGGACAGGTCGTGGTTCTGGTCCTGGTCTGTATCGGAATCACCGCGGCAACCGAACTGGCCCTGCGCCACCATTTGGTGAAGCAGCTCGATGGCCAGCTCAGCGGGGCCTCGTACCGCTCGTCGCTGCTGTACCCCGAACCGCCGCACCGGCACGAACCGCGTTACGTGCGGACCGGCCCCGGGCCCAGGTTTCTGGACGCGCCCGGCCAGCCGGCCGGATTGGTCGCGGCGGTGGTCAGCAACGGCAAGACGATCGACGCCGGCTACCTGACCGGCAGCGGTGCCCGGGCCGCGCTGAACGACAAGGCCCAGGCTCAGCTGGCCGCGATCGCCGGCAGCCGCACCCCGGTCACCCTGAACCTCGACGGCCTGGGTCGCTACCGGGTGGTCGCGGCCCCCAGTCGAAACCGCACCGACGTCATCGTCACCGGGCTGTCGATGTCCAACATGGACGCAACCATGTTCCGGATGCTGGTCATGTTCGGGATCGTCACCGCGGTCGCGCTGTTCGCGGCGACGACCGCCGGGGCGGTGATCATCAGGCGGGCGTTGGCGCCATTGCGGCGCGTTGCCCAAACCGCAACCGAAGTCGTCGATTTGCCGTTGGACCGGGGCGAAGTCGCATTGCCGGTCCGGGTGTCCGACACCGACGCGAACCCCTACACCGAGGTTGGTCAACTCGGGTCGGCCCTGAACAGGATGCTCGACCACATCGCGGCCGCGCTGTCGGCGCGGCAGGCCAGCGAGACCCGGGTGCGCCAGTTCGTCGCCGACGCCAGTCACGAGCTGCGCACCCCGCTGGCCGCGATTCGCGGGTATACCGAACTCGCGCAACGCATGAGTGACGACCGTGAAGCGGTGGCTCACGCCATGAGCCGGGTGGCTTCGGAGACCGAGCGGATAACCCGTCTTGTCGAGGACCTGTTGCTACTGGCCCGCCTGGACTCCGGGCGGCCGCTGGAACGCGAACCGGTGGACCTGTCGCACTTGGCGGTTGACGCGGTCAGCGACGCACACATTGCTGGCCCGGATCACAAGTGGGAACTCGACCTGCCGCCGGAGCCCGTGGTGGTCACCGGTGACGTCGCGCGATTGCATCAGGTGGTAGCCAACCTGCTTGCCAACGCCCGCATCCACACCGGCCCCGGCACGGTGGTGACGACCAGGTTGAGTGTCGAGCCGGCGCACGCCCTGCTGCAGGTGGTCGACAACGGCCCCGGCATTCCGGCAGGTCTGCAGTCGGAGGTATTCGAACGGTTCGCGCGCGGGGACACCTCTCGCTCCCGCAAGGGCGGCAGCACCGGGTTGGGCCTGGCGATCGTGTCTGCCGTTGTCAAGGCCCACAACGGGACCATCACCGTCGACAGCTCGCCCGGACATACCGAGTTCGCGGTGCGGTTGCCACTCGACGGGTGGCAACCGCCCGCATCGTCACGCGTTTGA
- a CDS encoding NADPH:quinone oxidoreductase family protein, producing MRAVVCRAYGPPEDLVVCDVPDPVPGPGQLLVRVHAAAVNFPDVLLIAGKYQIRIPVPFTPGSELAGEVLTAGAGAPFAPGQRVFGATAVGAFAERALLDAASATLVPDDSDLASAAAFGVTYRTAYHALRSVGQVSEGDWVVVLGAAGGVGLAAVDLAVAMGAQVLAAASSPEKLELCARRGARATVDYDREDLKARIRELTDDSARVVIDPVGGRYSEPAVRGLARGGTFITLGYAAGTIPAIPLNLVLLKGITVRGMEIRTFASDHPAEANRDLGELARLFAAGTIRPYIGARFPLADTAAALRYVAERKVLGKVVIDVF from the coding sequence ATGCGTGCGGTCGTCTGCCGTGCATACGGTCCGCCCGAGGACCTGGTTGTCTGCGACGTTCCCGACCCGGTCCCGGGGCCCGGCCAGCTCCTAGTGCGGGTGCACGCCGCGGCGGTCAACTTTCCCGACGTGCTGTTGATCGCCGGCAAATACCAGATCCGCATCCCGGTGCCGTTCACACCGGGCAGCGAGCTCGCCGGAGAGGTACTGACCGCCGGCGCGGGGGCGCCTTTTGCTCCCGGGCAGCGGGTGTTCGGGGCCACGGCCGTCGGGGCATTCGCCGAGCGGGCGCTACTGGATGCGGCGTCGGCGACCCTTGTTCCCGATGACTCCGATCTGGCTTCGGCCGCCGCCTTCGGGGTCACCTATCGAACCGCGTATCACGCGTTGCGCTCGGTTGGGCAAGTTTCAGAAGGGGATTGGGTGGTGGTATTGGGCGCCGCCGGGGGTGTGGGCCTTGCCGCCGTCGATCTGGCGGTCGCCATGGGTGCCCAGGTGCTGGCGGCGGCCTCCAGCCCGGAGAAGCTGGAGCTGTGCGCCCGGCGCGGCGCGCGGGCAACGGTCGATTACGACCGCGAGGACCTGAAAGCCCGCATTCGGGAGCTCACCGACGACAGCGCGCGCGTGGTGATCGACCCCGTCGGGGGCCGGTACTCCGAGCCGGCAGTGCGGGGCCTGGCCCGCGGCGGTACGTTCATCACCCTCGGCTACGCGGCCGGCACCATCCCGGCGATCCCGCTCAACCTCGTTCTGCTCAAGGGCATCACCGTACGCGGCATGGAGATTCGCACCTTTGCCAGTGACCACCCCGCCGAGGCCAACCGTGACCTCGGCGAATTGGCGCGTTTGTTCGCCGCCGGCACGATCCGGCCCTACATCGGCGCGCGTTTTCCGTTGGCCGACACCGCCGCGGCCCTGCGCTATGTGGCCGAGCGCAAAGTTCTGGGCAAGGTGGTCATCGACGTCTTCTGA
- a CDS encoding lipoprotein LpqH: MKRGLTVAVAGAAILAAGLSGCSSNKSTSSGGSSSSSATSASTGGGGASGTKVIIDGQDQHVTGSVVCTTAAGNVNIAIGGAATGIAAVLTDANPPEVKSVGLGNVNGVTLGYTSGTGQGKAEASKSGSTYKITGTATGVDMANPMQPVNKPFEIDVTCP; encoded by the coding sequence GTGAAGCGTGGACTGACGGTGGCGGTAGCCGGAGCGGCGATTCTGGCCGCGGGCCTTTCCGGATGTTCGAGCAACAAATCGACCAGCAGCGGCGGCAGCTCGAGCAGCAGTGCCACATCGGCAAGCACCGGGGGTGGCGGGGCGTCGGGAACCAAGGTCATCATCGACGGCCAAGACCAGCACGTGACCGGCTCGGTCGTCTGCACGACGGCGGCCGGCAATGTCAACATCGCGATCGGTGGGGCAGCCACCGGCATCGCCGCCGTGCTCACCGACGCCAACCCGCCCGAGGTGAAGTCGGTCGGCCTGGGCAACGTCAACGGTGTGACACTCGGATACACCTCCGGCACCGGCCAGGGCAAAGCCGAGGCGAGCAAGAGCGGCAGCACCTACAAGATCACCGGCACGGCGACCGGCGTCGACATGGCCAACCCGATGCAGCCGGTGAACAAGCCGTTCGAAATCGACGTCACCTGCCCCTAG
- a CDS encoding MmcQ/YjbR family DNA-binding protein, translating into MADRPATVDDVHRIAASMPHVNRVAGPQGNAIYQVGGKSFVYFRTPRPDATDPDTGERYTDVIIVWVESEADKLALTQDPASPFFTSPHFDGHLSVLVRASRLAEIGITELTEMIQDAWLCRASKRRAAQWLAAHNW; encoded by the coding sequence ATGGCTGACCGACCTGCCACGGTTGACGACGTGCACCGGATCGCCGCGTCGATGCCACACGTCAACCGGGTGGCCGGGCCGCAGGGCAACGCCATCTACCAGGTGGGCGGCAAGTCGTTTGTGTACTTTCGCACCCCGCGGCCGGACGCGACCGACCCGGACACCGGTGAGCGCTACACCGACGTCATCATCGTGTGGGTGGAGTCCGAGGCCGACAAGCTGGCCCTGACCCAGGATCCGGCGTCACCGTTTTTCACCTCCCCGCACTTCGACGGACATTTGTCGGTGCTCGTGCGGGCCAGCCGATTGGCGGAAATCGGGATCACCGAGCTGACCGAGATGATCCAGGATGCCTGGCTCTGCCGCGCATCGAAGAGACGTGCGGCGCAGTGGCTCGCCGCCCATAACTGGTAG
- a CDS encoding response regulator transcription factor: MSRADGQPISVLVVDDEPVLAEMVSMALRYEGWDIATAQDGASAIAAARTARPDVVVLDVMLPDMSGLEVLHKLRRENPRLPVLLLTAKDAVEDRIAGLTAGGDDYVTKPFSIEEVVLRLRALLRRTGITTVDSGAQLVVGDLVLDEESHEVARAGEPISLTSTEFELLRFMMRNSKRVLSKAQILDRVWSYDFGGRSNIVELYISYLRKKIDNGRAPMIHTLRGAGYVLKPAR, translated from the coding sequence ATGTCCCGCGCCGACGGACAACCGATCAGTGTCCTGGTCGTTGACGACGAACCCGTTCTCGCCGAAATGGTTTCGATGGCGTTGCGCTACGAGGGCTGGGATATCGCCACGGCGCAGGACGGCGCATCGGCGATCGCAGCGGCCCGCACCGCGCGGCCCGACGTCGTCGTGCTCGACGTGATGCTGCCCGACATGAGCGGACTGGAGGTACTGCACAAGTTGCGCAGGGAGAATCCTCGCCTGCCGGTGCTGCTGTTGACGGCCAAGGATGCGGTGGAAGACCGCATCGCCGGGCTGACCGCCGGCGGCGACGACTACGTCACCAAACCGTTCAGCATCGAGGAGGTGGTGCTGCGGCTGCGCGCGCTGCTGCGCCGCACCGGCATCACCACCGTCGACAGCGGTGCCCAACTCGTGGTGGGAGATCTGGTGCTCGACGAGGAAAGTCACGAGGTGGCCCGCGCCGGCGAGCCGATCTCCTTGACCTCTACCGAGTTTGAGCTGCTGCGTTTCATGATGCGCAATTCCAAGCGGGTACTGAGCAAGGCCCAGATCCTGGACCGGGTATGGAGCTACGATTTCGGCGGCCGGTCCAACATCGTCGAGTTGTACATTTCCTACCTGCGCAAAAAGATCGACAACGGTCGCGCACCCATGATCCACACGCTGCGCGGCGCGGGCTATGTCCTCAAGCCGGCCCGTTAA
- a CDS encoding alkyl/aryl-sulfatase produces the protein MPVNVKPPSAAIESAHREYVPPSDDPTDFDNADRGFVAALSPCVIKSADGRVVWDNDAYSFLSGPAPTSVHPSLWRQSRLAAKQGLFEVVPGIYQVRGFDISNISFVEGDTGIIVIDPLVSTEVAAAALDLYRTHRGGDRPVVAVIYTHSHVDHFGGVLGVTSQADVDAGKVSVLAPEGFTAHAVQENIYAGGAMMRRAGYMYGSYLPRGPQGQVGCGLGQTLSTGEVSLIVPTVDIRVTGEVHTIDGVEIEFQMAPGSEAPAEMHFYFPRFRALCMAENATHNLHNLLTLRGALVRDPRAWSGYLTEAIEAFGHRSDVVFASHHWPTWGHDNIVEYLSQQRDMYSYLHDQTLRLLNQGYTGVEIAEMFQMPPALEKAWHTHGYYGSVSHNVKAIYQRYMGWFDGNPGRLWPYPPEAIAPRYVEAMGGIDRVVELAGKAVADGDFRWAATLLDHAVFTDSNHAAARQLYADTLEQLAYGAENATWRNFFLSGATELRDGNLGTSGQAPSSTFFDQLTLDQIFDVVAISINGPRAWDLDLAIDFSFTEPPENYRLTLRNGVLIHRKVVADPSTANATVAVGNKVRLVTAALGDISSPGFEVSGDETVLQTFLSVLDQPNPAFNIVTP, from the coding sequence TTGCCGGTGAACGTCAAACCTCCTTCCGCGGCCATCGAGTCCGCCCATCGCGAATATGTTCCCCCGAGCGATGACCCAACCGACTTCGACAATGCCGATCGTGGATTCGTTGCGGCATTGTCCCCGTGCGTCATCAAGTCGGCCGACGGCCGGGTGGTTTGGGACAACGACGCGTATTCATTCCTTAGCGGGCCCGCACCGACGTCGGTGCATCCCAGCCTGTGGCGGCAATCGAGGCTGGCCGCCAAACAAGGCTTATTCGAAGTGGTGCCCGGTATCTACCAGGTCCGTGGCTTCGACATTTCCAATATCAGCTTCGTCGAGGGCGATACCGGCATCATCGTCATCGATCCGCTGGTCTCCACCGAGGTGGCAGCTGCGGCGCTGGATCTGTATCGCACCCACCGCGGCGGTGATCGCCCCGTCGTCGCGGTGATCTATACCCACAGCCACGTCGATCATTTCGGCGGCGTGCTGGGCGTCACATCGCAGGCCGACGTCGACGCCGGCAAGGTCTCGGTGCTGGCGCCGGAGGGTTTCACGGCGCACGCCGTCCAGGAGAACATCTACGCCGGCGGCGCAATGATGCGTCGCGCGGGCTACATGTACGGCTCCTATTTGCCGCGCGGCCCTCAGGGACAGGTGGGCTGCGGTCTGGGGCAGACACTTTCGACCGGTGAGGTGTCGCTCATCGTGCCGACCGTCGACATCAGGGTGACCGGCGAGGTGCACACCATTGACGGGGTGGAGATCGAGTTCCAGATGGCGCCGGGCAGCGAAGCCCCCGCCGAAATGCATTTCTACTTCCCGCGTTTCCGCGCGCTGTGTATGGCCGAGAACGCCACCCACAACCTGCACAACCTGCTGACGCTGCGCGGGGCGCTGGTGCGCGACCCGCGCGCCTGGTCGGGGTATCTCACCGAGGCGATCGAGGCCTTTGGTCATCGCAGCGACGTCGTGTTCGCCTCACACCACTGGCCAACCTGGGGGCACGACAACATCGTTGAGTACTTGTCGCAGCAGCGCGACATGTATTCATACCTGCACGACCAGACGCTGCGGCTGCTGAACCAGGGGTACACCGGTGTGGAGATCGCCGAAATGTTCCAGATGCCGCCGGCGCTGGAGAAGGCATGGCACACCCACGGCTACTACGGGTCGGTCAGCCACAACGTGAAGGCGATCTACCAGCGCTACATGGGCTGGTTCGACGGCAACCCCGGCCGGTTGTGGCCCTACCCGCCGGAAGCCATCGCTCCCCGTTACGTCGAGGCGATGGGCGGCATCGACCGGGTCGTCGAGCTGGCCGGCAAAGCCGTCGCCGATGGTGACTTCCGGTGGGCGGCGACGCTTCTCGACCATGCAGTGTTCACCGACAGCAACCACGCCGCGGCCCGGCAACTCTACGCCGACACATTGGAACAGCTCGCCTACGGTGCGGAGAATGCGACCTGGCGTAACTTCTTTTTGTCGGGGGCGACGGAGCTGCGGGATGGCAACCTCGGCACCTCGGGGCAGGCGCCGTCATCGACGTTCTTCGACCAGCTGACCCTGGACCAGATCTTCGATGTGGTGGCCATCAGCATCAACGGCCCGCGTGCCTGGGACCTGGACCTTGCCATCGACTTCAGCTTCACCGAGCCGCCGGAAAATTACCGGTTGACCCTGCGCAACGGTGTACTGATCCATCGCAAGGTCGTTGCCGACCCGTCGACGGCGAACGCGACTGTGGCGGTAGGCAACAAGGTTCGGCTGGTTACCGCGGCGCTGGGTGACATCAGCTCACCGGGTTTCGAGGTGTCCGGCGACGAGACGGTGCTGCAGACCTTCCTGAGCGTCCTCGATCAGCCCAACCCGGCGTTCAACATCGTGACGCCGTAG
- a CDS encoding SDR family NAD(P)-dependent oxidoreductase: MGYADRLFDLTGQVVLITGGSRGLGREMAFAVARCGADVVIASRNLDNCVATATEIEAETGRTAMAYQVHIGRWDQLDGLVAAAYNRFGKVDTLINNAGMSPLYDTLTDVTEKLFDAVVNLNLKGPFRLSALVGERMVAAGRGSIINVSSTGSLRPGADIIPYAAAKAGLNAMTEGFARAFGPSVRVNTLMAGPFLTDISKAWNLEHATQNPFGHLSMRRAGNPPEIVGAALFLASDASSFTTGSVVRVDGGIP, encoded by the coding sequence ATGGGTTATGCGGACCGGCTTTTCGACCTCACCGGTCAGGTGGTGCTGATCACCGGCGGCAGCCGTGGATTGGGCCGCGAAATGGCTTTCGCCGTCGCCCGATGCGGCGCCGACGTGGTGATCGCCAGCCGCAACCTGGACAACTGCGTGGCCACCGCCACCGAGATCGAAGCCGAGACCGGTCGCACCGCGATGGCGTACCAAGTGCACATAGGCCGCTGGGACCAGCTCGACGGGCTGGTCGCGGCGGCCTACAACCGGTTCGGCAAGGTCGACACGTTGATCAACAATGCGGGCATGTCACCGCTGTACGACACGCTCACCGACGTCACCGAGAAGCTGTTCGACGCCGTCGTCAACCTCAACCTCAAAGGGCCGTTCCGGTTGTCGGCACTGGTAGGCGAGCGAATGGTGGCGGCCGGACGCGGGTCGATCATCAACGTCAGCTCCACCGGGTCGCTGCGGCCGGGCGCAGACATCATCCCCTACGCCGCGGCCAAGGCGGGACTCAATGCGATGACCGAAGGTTTCGCCCGGGCGTTCGGGCCTTCGGTGCGGGTCAACACACTGATGGCCGGACCCTTTCTGACCGATATCAGCAAGGCCTGGAATCTGGAGCACGCAACGCAGAATCCGTTCGGTCACCTTTCCATGCGAAGGGCCGGAAATCCACCCGAGATCGTCGGCGCCGCACTGTTTCTCGCGTCCGACGCGTCCAGTTTCACCACCGGCTCGGTTGTCCGGGTCGACGGTGGAATCCCCTGA